A single genomic interval of Treponema sp. J25 harbors:
- the nifK gene encoding nitrogenase molybdenum-iron protein subunit beta has protein sequence MEKALLLKHTPAEVKERSALTVNPAKTCQPIGALYAALGIHRCLPHSHGSQGCCAYHRSMLTRHYREPVMASTSSFTEGASIFGGQGNLVQAIGTIFKLYDPDIIAVHTTCLSETIGDDIPQIISKAQQEGKIPPGKVVIHTNTPSYVGSHVTGFSNMVRSMVDYLAESTGRRGNYINLIPGWVEPADMREIKRILSCMGVPFILFPDTSGILDGPLTGKFDMYPAGGTRIEDLRRTGDAKATIALGEFASGAAAKLLDAKHKVPCSLLGLPLGLSGTDRFVDTLRTITGRPVPEELMEERGRLLDLMADMHQYTYGKKVALAGDPDQLLGLTEFLLELDMKVSFVVTGTPENRLEAPLQKLLERVPGAQYRVNGDLFLLHQWIKNERVDLLITNSHGKYIARDEDIPFVRYGFPIVDRPHHLLFPSVGYRGAMYLLEKILSVLMDRQDRDAPAEAFEFVL, from the coding sequence ATGGAAAAAGCGCTACTTTTAAAACATACACCGGCAGAAGTAAAAGAGCGATCTGCCCTTACGGTTAATCCTGCCAAGACCTGCCAGCCCATTGGGGCCCTGTATGCGGCCCTTGGTATCCACCGTTGTTTACCCCATAGCCATGGATCACAGGGGTGCTGCGCGTACCATCGTTCCATGTTAACCCGCCATTATCGCGAACCTGTCATGGCTTCTACTTCATCCTTTACCGAAGGGGCGAGTATTTTTGGTGGTCAGGGAAATCTGGTCCAGGCGATTGGCACTATTTTTAAGCTCTACGATCCGGATATCATCGCCGTTCATACCACCTGTTTGTCTGAGACTATAGGAGACGATATTCCTCAAATTATTTCTAAGGCTCAGCAGGAAGGGAAAATTCCCCCCGGCAAAGTGGTTATTCATACCAATACGCCCAGTTATGTGGGGAGTCATGTGACCGGTTTTTCCAATATGGTGCGTTCTATGGTGGATTATCTTGCAGAGTCGACGGGACGGCGGGGGAACTATATCAACCTTATCCCTGGCTGGGTGGAACCGGCGGACATGCGGGAAATAAAACGGATCCTTTCATGCATGGGGGTGCCCTTTATTTTGTTCCCTGATACCAGCGGAATACTGGATGGTCCCTTAACGGGGAAGTTCGATATGTATCCTGCAGGAGGAACCCGCATAGAAGATCTGCGACGGACCGGTGATGCGAAAGCTACTATCGCTCTGGGAGAATTTGCCAGCGGCGCTGCGGCAAAACTGCTGGATGCAAAGCATAAGGTGCCCTGTTCCTTATTGGGGCTTCCCTTGGGTCTTAGCGGTACCGATCGATTTGTAGATACCCTCAGAACCATAACAGGAAGGCCAGTGCCGGAAGAACTTATGGAAGAACGGGGGCGCCTTTTGGATCTGATGGCAGATATGCATCAGTATACCTATGGGAAAAAGGTGGCCCTGGCGGGGGATCCGGACCAGCTGTTAGGACTTACGGAATTTTTACTCGAACTAGATATGAAGGTTTCCTTCGTGGTGACGGGGACTCCCGAAAATCGGCTTGAGGCGCCCCTGCAAAAGTTACTTGAGCGCGTGCCCGGGGCACAGTATCGAGTTAACGGGGACCTCTTCCTCCTGCACCAGTGGATAAAGAATGAGCGGGTGGATCTCCTTATTACCAACAGTCACGGGAAATATATCGCCCGGGACGAAGATATTCCCTTTGTTCGCTATGGGTTCCCCATCGTTGATAGGCCCCATCACCTGTTGTTCCCTTCGGTAGGCTATCGGGGAGCTATGTACCTGCTTGAAAAAATTCTTTCGGTTTTAATGGACCGCCAGGATCGGGATGCCCCGGCCGAGGCTTTTGAGTTTGTTCTGTAA